A section of the Streptomyces sp. SLBN-118 genome encodes:
- a CDS encoding NADP-dependent succinic semialdehyde dehydrogenase, which yields MPIATVNPATGETLRTFDALGPDEIERRLALAVIAFHKHRTTDFGERAQLLDRAASLLEEDQQSIARTMTTEMGKPVTAARAEAAKCAKAMRWYAAHAEQLLADENPSTVDVKDSGATRASVHYRPLGVVLAVMPWNFPLWQVVRFAAPALMAGNVGLLKHASNVPQTALYLEELFRRAGYPEGCFQTLLIGSGAVEGVLRDRRVAAATLTGSEPAGRSVAAIAGDEVKKTVLELGGSDPFVVMPSADIDRAAQTAVTARVQNNGQSCIAAKRFIVHADVYEDFCERFTAGMRKLTVGDPMQDSTDIGPLSTEQGRADLEELVDDALRLGATARCGAQRPEKFDHGWYYEPTVLVDVKPQMRIHHEEAFGPVATVYRVADVDEAVNLANDTPFGLSSNVWTRDDGEVARFTRDLEAGGVFFNGMTASHPALPFGGVKRSGYGRELSGHGIREFCNITTVWHGAEPSASR from the coding sequence ATGCCCATCGCCACCGTGAATCCCGCGACCGGTGAGACGCTGAGGACGTTCGACGCGCTCGGGCCTGACGAGATCGAGCGTCGTCTCGCGCTCGCCGTGATCGCCTTCCACAAGCACCGCACCACGGATTTCGGTGAGCGGGCCCAACTGCTCGACCGCGCCGCAAGCCTGCTGGAAGAGGATCAGCAGTCCATCGCCCGAACGATGACCACCGAGATGGGCAAGCCGGTCACGGCCGCCCGTGCAGAGGCGGCCAAGTGCGCGAAGGCCATGCGGTGGTACGCGGCCCACGCCGAGCAGCTCCTGGCCGACGAGAACCCCTCGACCGTCGATGTGAAGGACTCCGGGGCCACTCGGGCGAGCGTCCACTACCGTCCGCTGGGCGTCGTGCTGGCCGTCATGCCCTGGAACTTCCCCCTCTGGCAGGTCGTGCGCTTCGCCGCCCCCGCCCTCATGGCGGGCAATGTCGGACTGCTCAAGCACGCGTCGAACGTGCCCCAGACCGCCCTCTACCTGGAGGAGCTGTTCAGGCGCGCCGGATACCCGGAGGGGTGCTTCCAGACGCTGCTGATCGGATCCGGCGCGGTCGAGGGAGTGCTGCGCGACCGGAGGGTTGCCGCCGCGACACTGACGGGCAGTGAGCCGGCCGGCCGGTCCGTGGCGGCGATCGCCGGTGACGAGGTGAAGAAGACGGTGCTGGAACTCGGCGGCAGCGATCCCTTCGTCGTGATGCCCTCGGCCGACATCGATCGCGCGGCGCAGACCGCGGTGACCGCCCGCGTGCAGAACAACGGCCAGTCCTGCATCGCGGCCAAGCGCTTCATCGTCCATGCCGATGTCTACGAGGACTTCTGCGAGCGCTTCACCGCGGGAATGCGGAAGCTGACCGTCGGCGATCCGATGCAGGACTCCACCGACATCGGTCCGCTCTCCACCGAACAGGGCCGCGCCGACCTGGAGGAGCTCGTCGACGACGCCCTGCGCCTGGGGGCCACGGCCCGCTGCGGGGCACAGCGCCCCGAGAAGTTCGACCACGGCTGGTACTACGAGCCCACGGTCCTCGTCGATGTGAAGCCCCAGATGCGCATCCACCACGAGGAGGCATTCGGCCCGGTGGCCACCGTGTACCGGGTGGCCGATGTCGACGAGGCGGTGAATCTGGCCAACGACACGCCCTTCGGGCTGAGTTCCAATGTGTGGACACGCGACGACGGGGAGGTGGCCCGCTTCACCCGCGACCTGGAGGCTGGTGGAGTCTTCTTCAACGGCATGACCGCCTCCCATCCCGCGCTGCCCTTCGGCGGCGTCAAACGCTCCGGCTACGGCAGGGAGTTGTCGGGTCACGGAATCCGTGAGTTCTGCAACATCACCACGGTGTGGCACGGGGCGGAGCCCTCGGCGAGCCGCTGA
- a CDS encoding VOC family protein, giving the protein MAGEISFFELGVGDFEAARAFYGGLFGWTFEPGPNEGGGYAIGTPNVPGGVHGGDAGASPYLFFRVDDMKAALDRVRELGGTVDDFDAESDDESVLRFGRFTLCRDDQGSPFGLHEPPKNT; this is encoded by the coding sequence ATGGCCGGTGAGATCTCCTTCTTCGAACTGGGCGTGGGCGACTTCGAGGCAGCCCGCGCGTTCTACGGCGGACTGTTCGGCTGGACCTTCGAACCGGGCCCGAACGAGGGCGGGGGTTATGCGATCGGCACGCCCAACGTCCCCGGCGGAGTGCACGGCGGCGACGCGGGCGCGAGCCCGTATCTCTTCTTCAGGGTCGACGACATGAAGGCCGCTCTCGACCGCGTCCGTGAACTGGGCGGCACGGTCGACGACTTCGACGCGGAAAGCGACGACGAGAGCGTCCTCCGCTTCGGCCGGTTCACTCTCTGCCGCGACGACCAGGGCTCACCCTTCGGCCTGCACGAGCCGCCCAAGAACACCTGA
- a CDS encoding MFS transporter, with protein MSTATVPPTPEPPAPRLPLSGLLALFTAAFTAVMTELLPAGLLPRMSEDLQVTQGRVGFLVTGYAAASCLAAIPLTASLRSLPRRPVLVGALLGFALCNTVTALSSSYALTFGARLLAGATGGLLWAMLAGYAARMVPTARRGRAMAIVLAGITVALCAGIPAGTALAAALGWRVAFASLAVLCVVLVTWVLRKVPGFPGEAAAGSMSLRRIATLPGIRSVLLVTLFLLLGHQTMYTYMSPLAERAGLGNAGPALLVFGLATVAGIGTVGVLVDRHLRSALLTALALIAAATLVLGLLGQAPAALLIAAAVWGGAFGGAPTLLQTALADFSGPAHADVATSLQATVYNIGIAAGSLTGGIVLEGSGVGDLPWTALPLILTALATTCAARRIGHRGRRIKGGPESARSQPSPLLHLCALDLASEHDGPPR; from the coding sequence ATGTCGACCGCAACCGTGCCGCCCACGCCCGAGCCGCCCGCGCCCAGGCTGCCCCTGTCGGGGCTGCTCGCCCTGTTCACCGCGGCCTTCACCGCAGTGATGACCGAACTGCTCCCGGCCGGTCTGCTGCCCCGGATGAGCGAGGACCTACAGGTGACGCAGGGCCGCGTCGGGTTCCTGGTCACCGGGTACGCAGCCGCCTCGTGCCTCGCCGCGATTCCCCTGACCGCCTCGCTGCGCTCGCTGCCCCGGCGGCCGGTGCTCGTCGGCGCGCTGCTCGGGTTCGCGCTCTGCAACACGGTCACCGCCCTCTCGTCCTCGTACGCCCTGACCTTCGGGGCCCGGCTGCTGGCGGGTGCGACGGGCGGGCTGCTGTGGGCGATGCTGGCCGGTTATGCGGCCCGGATGGTCCCCACCGCGCGCCGCGGCCGGGCCATGGCGATCGTCCTCGCCGGGATCACCGTCGCGCTCTGCGCCGGAATCCCAGCCGGAACCGCGCTGGCCGCTGCGCTCGGCTGGCGCGTCGCGTTCGCCTCGCTCGCCGTCCTCTGTGTGGTCCTCGTGACCTGGGTACTGCGAAAGGTCCCCGGCTTTCCGGGCGAGGCGGCCGCCGGGAGCATGTCGCTGCGCCGCATCGCCACACTGCCCGGGATCCGCTCCGTACTTCTCGTCACCCTCTTCCTGCTGCTTGGCCACCAGACGATGTATACGTACATGTCGCCGCTCGCCGAGCGTGCGGGACTCGGCAACGCGGGTCCGGCCCTCCTCGTCTTCGGCCTCGCCACGGTCGCCGGAATCGGGACCGTCGGCGTTCTCGTCGACCGCCACCTCCGTTCGGCCCTGCTGACCGCGCTGGCGCTGATCGCGGCCGCGACGCTCGTCCTCGGTCTTCTCGGACAGGCTCCCGCCGCCCTGCTCATCGCGGCGGCCGTGTGGGGCGGGGCCTTCGGCGGGGCGCCCACGCTGTTGCAGACCGCGCTGGCCGACTTCTCGGGACCCGCACACGCGGACGTGGCCACCTCCCTGCAGGCCACCGTCTACAACATCGGCATCGCCGCCGGTTCCCTCACCGGGGGAATCGTCCTGGAAGGCTCCGGCGTGGGCGACTTGCCCTGGACCGCGCTCCCGCTGATCCTGACCGCACTGGCCACCACCTGCGCGGCCCGCCGGATAGGCCATCGCGGCCGAAGGATCAAGGGCGGTCCTGAGAGTGCAAGGTCACAGCCTTCTCCCCTGCTGCACCTTTGCGCCCTTGACCTAGCATCTGAGCATGACGGTCCTCCCCGATGA
- a CDS encoding methylmalonyl-CoA mutase family protein, whose translation MTVLPDDGFSLAAEFPDATHEQWQLLVAGVLRKAGKDAPDTAADEVLSTALEDGLATRPLYTADSARDGADGAGYPGFAPFTRGGRPEGGAVSGWDVRQRHDRPDPLRTNEAVLADLENGVTSLWLSVGAAGIPVPALAAALEGVYLDLAPVALDAGAEFDAAARELLRLYEERGVAPEAALGNLGADPLGHAARTGRHEDITELMAAAAELARLCHTTYPGLRALTADALPYHEAGASAAQELGCSLATGVALLRELTAAGMSVEAACGQLEFRYAATADQFLTIAKLRAARRVWARVAEACGADPAAGAQRQHAVTSPVMMSRRDPWVNMLRTTVASLAAGVGGADAVTVLPFDHALGLPDGFARRIARNTSTILVEESHVGRVIDPAGGSWYVEQLTDELAQAAWAWFQEIERAGGQQAALRDGLVSTRIAATWENRKKNLAKRREPVTGVSEFPILTQPPVEREPAPAAPCGGLPTVRRDEAFETLRARSDAHLAATGARPRVFLAALGPAAAHTARASFAANLFQAGGIEPVHDPVSVDAASVAEAFTASGASVACLCSSDTLYAEQAAPVAEALKAAGALRVFLAGRPGEQRETYVRAGVDEFVVAGGDAVAVLTSALDRMGVA comes from the coding sequence ATGACGGTCCTCCCCGATGACGGGTTCTCACTGGCCGCCGAATTCCCGGATGCGACCCACGAGCAGTGGCAGCTGCTGGTGGCTGGCGTGCTGCGCAAGGCAGGCAAGGACGCCCCGGACACGGCGGCCGATGAAGTGCTGTCCACGGCCTTGGAGGACGGGCTCGCCACCCGCCCTCTGTACACCGCGGACTCGGCACGCGACGGCGCGGACGGCGCCGGCTATCCGGGCTTCGCCCCCTTCACCCGGGGCGGCAGGCCCGAAGGCGGCGCGGTCTCCGGCTGGGACGTACGCCAGCGCCACGACCGGCCCGATCCGCTGCGGACGAACGAGGCGGTGCTCGCGGACCTCGAGAACGGGGTCACCTCGCTCTGGCTGTCCGTCGGCGCCGCCGGAATTCCGGTCCCGGCGCTCGCCGCCGCCCTGGAGGGCGTCTATCTCGACCTCGCCCCGGTCGCACTCGACGCGGGGGCCGAATTCGACGCCGCGGCACGGGAGTTGCTGCGCCTCTACGAGGAGCGGGGCGTCGCCCCCGAGGCCGCGCTCGGCAATCTCGGCGCCGACCCGCTCGGGCACGCCGCCCGCACCGGCCGGCACGAGGACATCACGGAGCTCATGGCCGCGGCGGCCGAACTCGCCCGGCTGTGCCACACGACGTACCCCGGCCTGCGGGCACTGACCGCCGACGCGCTGCCGTACCACGAGGCCGGCGCCTCGGCCGCCCAGGAGCTGGGCTGTTCGCTGGCCACCGGAGTCGCGCTGCTGCGCGAGCTGACCGCCGCGGGAATGAGCGTCGAAGCGGCCTGCGGCCAGCTGGAGTTCCGCTACGCGGCGACGGCCGACCAGTTCCTCACCATCGCCAAGCTGCGTGCCGCGCGGCGCGTGTGGGCCAGGGTCGCCGAAGCCTGCGGCGCTGACCCCGCCGCGGGCGCCCAGCGCCAGCACGCGGTGACGTCCCCGGTGATGATGAGCCGGCGCGACCCCTGGGTGAACATGCTGCGCACCACGGTCGCCTCCCTCGCCGCGGGCGTCGGCGGGGCCGATGCGGTGACCGTGCTCCCCTTCGACCACGCGCTCGGACTGCCCGACGGCTTCGCCCGCCGTATCGCCCGCAACACCTCGACGATCCTGGTCGAGGAGTCGCATGTGGGCCGCGTCATCGATCCGGCAGGCGGCTCCTGGTACGTGGAGCAGCTGACGGACGAGCTGGCGCAGGCCGCCTGGGCCTGGTTCCAGGAGATCGAGCGTGCCGGGGGCCAACAGGCCGCTCTGCGCGACGGTCTGGTGTCGACGCGCATCGCCGCCACCTGGGAGAACCGTAAGAAGAACCTCGCCAAGCGGCGCGAACCGGTCACCGGGGTCAGCGAATTCCCGATCCTGACCCAGCCGCCGGTCGAGCGCGAACCCGCGCCCGCGGCCCCCTGTGGCGGACTGCCGACAGTGCGCCGCGACGAGGCCTTCGAAACGCTGCGGGCCCGCTCCGACGCGCATCTGGCGGCGACCGGTGCCCGGCCGCGCGTCTTTCTGGCGGCGCTCGGCCCGGCGGCCGCGCACACCGCACGCGCATCCTTCGCCGCCAACCTCTTCCAGGCGGGCGGCATCGAACCGGTCCATGACCCGGTGTCCGTCGACGCGGCCTCGGTCGCCGAGGCGTTCACCGCCAGTGGAGCGAGCGTGGCGTGCCTCTGCTCCAGCGACACGCTCTACGCCGAGCAGGCCGCGCCGGTGGCCGAGGCGCTGAAGGCGGCCGGAGCTCTGCGGGTGTTCCTCGCGGGCCGTCCCGGCGAGCAGCGTGAGACGTATGTACGGGCCGGAGTCGACGAGTTCGTCGTCGCGGGCGGCGACGCTGTCGCCGTCCTGACCTCCGCGCTGGACCGGATGGGAGTGGCGTGA
- the scpA gene encoding methylmalonyl-CoA mutase: MRIPDFSGIELGPGSAPRVSEDQWRSAVKESTGKGAGDLVWETPEGIPLKPLYTDEDLAGLDFLGTYPGIAPYLRGPYPTMYVNQPWTIRQYAGFSTAEESNAFYRRNLAAGQKGLSVAFDLPTHRGYDSDHPRVTGDVGMAGVAIDSIYDMRQLFDGIPLDRMSVSMTMNGAVLPVLALYIVAAEEQGVPPEKLAGTIQNDILKEFMVRNTYIYPPRPSMRIISDIFSYTSQKMPRYNSISISGYHIQEAGATADLELAYTLADGMEYLRAGIGAGLDVDAFAPRLSFFWAIGMNFFMEIAKLRAARLLWAKLVKTFDPQNPKSLSLRTHCQTSGWSLTAQDVFNNVTRTCVEAMAATQGHTQSLHTNALDEALALPTDFSARIARNTQLLLQQESGTCRVIDPWGGSAYVEKLTHDLARRAWQHIEEVEAAGGMAQAIDAGIPKLRVEEAAARTQARIDSGRQPVIGVNKYRVETDEQIDVLKVDNSSVRTQQIEKLRRLRAERDENACQDALRALTAAAESGPGSGLEGNLLALAVNAARAMATVGEISDALEKVYGRHSGQIRTISGVYRNEAGTSPAVEQTRTLVEEFEQAEGRRPRILVAKMGQDGHDRGQKVIATAFADLGFDVDVGPLFQTPEEVARQAVEADVHIVGVSSLAAGHLTLVPALKEQLAAEGREDIMIVVGGVIPPQDVQTLHEAGAAAVFPPGTVIPDAAQDLVKTLGASLGHEL; this comes from the coding sequence ATGAGGATCCCCGACTTCTCAGGTATCGAGCTCGGGCCCGGCAGCGCGCCTCGTGTGTCCGAGGACCAGTGGCGCAGCGCCGTCAAGGAGTCCACCGGCAAGGGCGCGGGCGATCTGGTGTGGGAGACACCCGAGGGCATTCCCCTCAAGCCGCTGTACACGGACGAGGACCTGGCCGGGCTGGACTTTCTCGGCACGTATCCGGGCATCGCGCCCTACCTGCGCGGGCCCTACCCGACGATGTACGTCAATCAGCCGTGGACGATCCGTCAGTACGCCGGGTTCTCCACCGCCGAGGAGTCCAACGCCTTCTACCGGCGTAATCTCGCCGCCGGGCAGAAGGGTCTGTCGGTCGCCTTCGACCTGCCGACCCACCGCGGCTACGACAGTGACCATCCCCGAGTGACGGGCGATGTCGGTATGGCCGGTGTGGCCATCGACTCGATCTACGACATGCGGCAGCTCTTCGACGGTATTCCGCTGGACCGCATGAGCGTGTCGATGACGATGAACGGCGCGGTCCTTCCGGTGCTGGCGCTGTACATCGTGGCAGCCGAGGAGCAGGGCGTACCGCCCGAGAAGCTGGCCGGGACCATTCAGAACGACATCCTCAAGGAGTTCATGGTCCGCAACACCTATATCTATCCGCCCCGGCCCTCGATGCGGATCATCTCGGACATCTTCTCGTACACCTCGCAGAAGATGCCCCGCTACAACTCCATCTCCATCTCCGGCTATCACATCCAGGAGGCCGGTGCGACGGCCGATCTGGAGCTGGCGTACACGCTCGCCGACGGCATGGAGTACCTGCGGGCCGGCATCGGCGCGGGACTGGACGTGGACGCCTTCGCGCCACGGCTCTCGTTCTTCTGGGCGATCGGCATGAACTTCTTCATGGAGATCGCCAAGCTGCGTGCCGCGCGGCTGCTGTGGGCCAAGCTGGTGAAGACGTTCGACCCGCAGAACCCCAAGTCGCTCTCGCTGCGCACCCACTGCCAGACATCGGGCTGGTCGCTGACGGCGCAGGACGTGTTCAACAACGTCACCCGCACCTGCGTGGAGGCGATGGCCGCGACCCAGGGGCACACCCAGTCCCTGCACACCAACGCCCTCGATGAGGCCCTGGCCCTGCCGACCGACTTCTCCGCGCGCATCGCCCGCAACACCCAGCTTCTGCTTCAGCAGGAGTCGGGCACCTGCCGGGTCATCGATCCCTGGGGCGGCAGCGCCTACGTCGAGAAGCTCACCCACGATCTCGCGCGCCGCGCCTGGCAGCACATCGAGGAGGTCGAGGCCGCCGGCGGCATGGCACAGGCCATCGACGCGGGCATCCCCAAGCTGCGCGTGGAGGAGGCCGCGGCCCGTACGCAGGCCCGTATCGACTCCGGACGCCAGCCCGTGATCGGCGTGAACAAGTACCGCGTCGAGACCGACGAGCAGATCGATGTGCTCAAGGTCGACAACTCCTCTGTGCGCACCCAGCAGATCGAGAAGCTGCGCCGGCTGCGCGCGGAGCGGGACGAGAACGCCTGCCAGGACGCGCTGCGCGCGCTGACCGCGGCCGCCGAGTCGGGCCCGGGCTCGGGCCTTGAGGGCAATCTGCTGGCGCTCGCGGTGAACGCGGCCCGTGCGATGGCGACCGTCGGTGAGATCTCCGACGCCCTGGAGAAGGTGTACGGGCGGCACTCGGGACAGATCCGTACGATCTCCGGTGTGTACCGGAACGAGGCAGGGACGTCACCCGCTGTGGAGCAGACCCGCACGCTGGTCGAGGAGTTCGAGCAGGCCGAGGGCCGCCGTCCGCGCATCCTGGTCGCCAAGATGGGCCAGGACGGTCACGACCGCGGCCAGAAGGTGATCGCCACGGCCTTTGCCGACCTGGGCTTCGACGTGGATGTCGGCCCGCTGTTCCAGACGCCGGAGGAGGTGGCCCGCCAGGCGGTCGAGGCGGACGTCCACATCGTCGGCGTGTCGTCGCTGGCCGCGGGACATCTGACCCTCGTACCGGCGCTGAAGGAGCAACTGGCCGCCGAGGGACGGGAGGACATCATGATCGTGGTCGGCGGGGTGATTCCGCCCCAGGACGTCCAGACGCTGCACGAGGCCGGAGCCGCCGCGGTCTTCCCGCCCGGCACCGTGATCCCCGATGCGGCGCAGGACCTGGTGAAGACGCTGGGCGCCTCGCTCGGCCACGAGTTGTAG
- the meaB gene encoding methylmalonyl Co-A mutase-associated GTPase MeaB — translation MRPTLDIDTYVKGVREGSRAYIARAITLVESTRADHRVLAQRLLTELLPYSGTARRVGVSGVPGVGKSTFIDALGTMLTGLGHRVAVLAVDPSSTRTGGSILGDKTRMERLAVDPAAFVRPSPTAGTLGGVAKATRETIIVMEAAGYDVVLVETVGVGQSETAVANMVDTFLLLSLARTGDQLQGIKKGVLELADVIAVNKADGPHERDARSAARELAGALRLMHPADAAWTPPVLSCSAREGTGLDTLWERIEQHRALLNSTGRLAAKRRDQQIDWTWTMVHDELRDRLRSHPGVRALAPGLEQQVREGELTATLAAERILQAFQGPR, via the coding sequence ATGCGTCCCACGCTCGACATCGACACCTATGTCAAGGGAGTACGTGAGGGGTCGCGGGCGTACATCGCCCGCGCCATCACGCTCGTCGAGTCCACGCGCGCCGATCACCGTGTGCTGGCCCAGCGGCTGCTGACCGAGCTGCTGCCGTACTCCGGTACGGCGCGGCGGGTGGGCGTCAGCGGTGTGCCCGGCGTCGGCAAGTCCACGTTCATCGACGCCCTCGGCACCATGCTCACCGGCCTCGGCCACCGGGTCGCGGTCCTCGCCGTGGACCCGTCGTCGACCCGTACGGGAGGCTCCATCCTGGGCGACAAGACCCGGATGGAACGGCTCGCGGTGGATCCGGCCGCCTTTGTGCGGCCGTCTCCCACCGCGGGCACGCTCGGCGGAGTGGCCAAGGCGACCCGCGAGACCATCATCGTGATGGAGGCCGCGGGCTATGACGTGGTGCTCGTCGAGACGGTCGGGGTCGGCCAGTCGGAAACCGCCGTGGCCAACATGGTGGACACCTTCCTGCTGCTGAGCCTGGCCAGGACCGGTGACCAGCTTCAGGGCATCAAGAAGGGCGTTCTGGAGCTGGCGGACGTCATCGCCGTCAACAAGGCGGACGGCCCGCACGAGCGCGACGCGCGCTCCGCGGCCCGTGAACTGGCGGGTGCGCTGCGGCTGATGCACCCCGCCGACGCCGCCTGGACTCCCCCGGTGCTGTCCTGCAGCGCGCGGGAGGGCACCGGGCTCGACACGCTCTGGGAGCGCATCGAACAGCACCGGGCACTGCTGAACTCCACGGGCAGGCTGGCCGCGAAGCGCCGTGACCAGCAGATCGACTGGACCTGGACGATGGTCCACGACGAGCTGCGGGACCGGCTGCGCAGCCATCCCGGGGTGCGCGCGCTCGCGCCCGGCCTCGAACAGCAGGTGCGGGAGGGTGAGTTGACGGCGACGCTGGCGGCGGAGCGGATCCTCCAGGCGTTTCAGGGACCGCGCTAG
- a CDS encoding metalloregulator ArsR/SmtB family transcription factor, producing the protein MDEVFKALADPTRRSLLDELFRQDGQTLSALEARFDISRFGVMKHLKQLEEAGLIVTRRRGREKLHFLNPVPIRLVHDRWVSKYAEPWAAALSGLKSRLESPMEKVFEIYIRTTPERLWEAITDPEIRSKYNFGMRVTSDWKPGGRLEMSSPKAEGLLGEGEILEIDPPRKLVQSMVALWSDEVKAEGTSRVTWDIEPVGDSCRLTVTHDQLREGANAELYGGWPMILSGLKTWLETGELLTTPGSLMYT; encoded by the coding sequence ATGGACGAAGTGTTCAAGGCGCTGGCCGACCCGACGCGCCGCAGCCTCCTCGACGAGCTGTTCCGTCAGGACGGACAGACGCTCAGCGCACTCGAGGCACGCTTCGACATCAGCCGCTTTGGCGTGATGAAGCACCTCAAGCAGCTCGAGGAAGCGGGCCTGATCGTCACCAGGCGCCGCGGCCGGGAGAAGCTCCACTTCCTGAACCCCGTCCCTATCCGGCTCGTCCACGACCGGTGGGTGAGCAAGTACGCGGAACCCTGGGCGGCCGCACTCAGCGGCCTCAAGAGCCGACTGGAGAGCCCCATGGAAAAGGTCTTCGAGATTTACATCCGCACCACCCCCGAGCGCCTCTGGGAGGCGATCACCGACCCCGAGATCCGGAGCAAGTACAACTTCGGCATGCGGGTCACATCCGACTGGAAGCCCGGCGGGCGCCTGGAGATGAGCTCCCCCAAGGCCGAGGGCCTGCTCGGCGAGGGCGAGATCCTCGAGATCGATCCACCGCGCAAGCTCGTCCAGAGCATGGTCGCGCTCTGGAGCGACGAGGTGAAGGCCGAGGGGACCTCGAGGGTCACCTGGGACATCGAGCCCGTCGGCGACTCCTGCCGGCTCACCGTCACGCACGACCAGCTGCGCGAGGGTGCGAACGCTGAGCTGTACGGCGGCTGGCCGATGATCCTCTCCGGCCTCAAGACCTGGCTGGAGACGGGCGAGCTGCTGACCACGCCGGGCTCACTGATGTACACCTGA
- a CDS encoding DUF2993 domain-containing protein: MRPPTRISAHPRNPYEELAQLDDPEPDFSVYDPKDPLELGLTCDPDDDDWTPPNHRGRSRFGALPAVVKLAAAAVLCTLCLLLADRLAEYYAQSRAADKIQQSLGLATRPDVDIHGFPFLTQLLDGRIDRVDVTVPDVSADRVSLAEVRATAKDVRIVKDAPTSIKGAVIGDLDGEVLLSFDDLNRELGASQVKFTGSGADAVLVNGELAVAGQDLRVRAQAHIQRDNERSLTTTLDGMQLDLPGVATYRPGSDPDHSGLRLHREAAERISSEGARLKALLAVPAIVDRLGVPKEYVRRALRSEEEFHRLTNAPKFIERLMKVNLVDVVLEHPQLLRKVGIDPGLVEALLALKPPELSERLSLSFELPHSLKELRLQDITVERDGITARVVGSGLRVGQSGGS; encoded by the coding sequence ATGCGACCCCCCACACGCATATCAGCGCATCCACGCAATCCGTACGAAGAACTCGCTCAACTGGATGATCCCGAGCCCGACTTCAGCGTCTACGACCCGAAGGACCCACTGGAGCTCGGGCTCACCTGCGACCCGGACGACGACGACTGGACACCGCCCAACCACCGTGGCAGGAGCCGGTTCGGGGCCCTGCCCGCGGTGGTGAAGCTGGCCGCCGCGGCCGTGCTGTGCACCTTGTGTCTGCTGCTCGCCGACCGGCTCGCGGAGTACTACGCGCAGAGCAGGGCTGCGGACAAGATCCAGCAGTCCCTCGGGCTCGCCACCAGGCCCGACGTGGACATTCACGGATTTCCGTTCCTCACCCAGCTGCTCGACGGGCGAATCGACCGGGTCGATGTCACCGTGCCGGACGTCTCGGCCGATCGTGTCTCGCTGGCCGAGGTGCGGGCCACCGCCAAGGACGTACGCATAGTCAAAGACGCCCCGACCTCGATCAAGGGCGCCGTCATCGGCGATCTGGACGGCGAGGTGCTGCTGTCCTTCGACGATCTGAACCGTGAACTGGGCGCCTCACAGGTGAAGTTCACCGGCAGTGGCGCGGACGCGGTCCTGGTGAACGGCGAACTCGCCGTCGCGGGCCAGGACCTGCGAGTCCGGGCGCAGGCGCACATCCAGCGCGACAACGAGCGCTCCCTCACCACCACTCTGGACGGTATGCAGCTCGACCTTCCCGGGGTGGCCACCTACCGGCCCGGCAGCGACCCGGATCACTCCGGCCTGCGGCTGCACCGCGAGGCTGCCGAGCGGATCAGCAGCGAGGGCGCCCGGCTGAAGGCACTGCTTGCGGTGCCCGCGATCGTGGACCGGCTCGGAGTGCCCAAGGAGTATGTGCGCCGGGCACTGCGGAGCGAGGAGGAGTTCCACCGGCTCACCAATGCCCCGAAGTTCATCGAGCGGCTGATGAAGGTCAATCTCGTCGATGTCGTGCTGGAGCATCCGCAACTGCTGCGGAAGGTGGGCATCGATCCGGGTCTGGTCGAGGCGCTGCTCGCCCTCAAGCCGCCGGAGCTGTCGGAGCGGCTCTCGCTCTCCTTCGAACTGCCTCACTCACTCAAGGAGTTGCGGCTCCAGGACATCACCGTGGAGCGCGACGGCATCACGGCGCGCGTGGTGGGATCCGGCCTGCGCGTCGGGCAGTCCGGCGGTTCCTGA
- a CDS encoding putative glycolipid-binding domain-containing protein, whose product MVTSHVLTWEVTASQGYETSWIEFRGSALQARGRAVGTRPDVYWISYDLDTGEDFVTRELHVRAATAHGSHELRLLHDGSGRWTAGGKHLPEVDGALDCDLGLCPLTNTMPVLRHGLHRTPGERTFLTAWVSVPDLSVRASRQTYTHLGRSETGALVRFASGDFRSNVEFDAEGLVIDYPGLAHRMSASAGARPRDPRHDEAE is encoded by the coding sequence ATGGTCACGTCGCACGTCCTCACATGGGAAGTCACCGCGAGTCAGGGTTACGAGACCTCATGGATCGAGTTCCGTGGCTCAGCACTCCAGGCCCGCGGACGCGCGGTCGGAACTCGGCCGGATGTCTACTGGATCTCGTACGACCTCGACACCGGCGAGGATTTCGTGACCCGAGAGCTTCATGTTCGCGCCGCGACCGCCCACGGTTCGCACGAACTGCGGCTGCTGCACGACGGCTCCGGGCGGTGGACCGCCGGCGGAAAGCACCTTCCCGAGGTCGACGGCGCGCTCGACTGCGATCTGGGACTGTGTCCCCTCACCAACACCATGCCTGTGCTGCGGCACGGGCTCCACCGGACGCCGGGCGAGCGGACGTTCTTGACGGCCTGGGTATCGGTGCCCGATCTGAGCGTGCGCGCCTCCCGGCAGACCTACACCCATCTCGGGCGCAGCGAGACCGGTGCGCTCGTCCGCTTTGCGTCGGGCGACTTCCGCAGCAATGTGGAGTTCGACGCGGAAGGGCTCGTGATCGACTATCCGGGTCTGGCCCACCGCATGTCGGCAAGCGCCGGGGCACGACCGCGTGACCCGCGGCACGACGAGGCGGAGTGA